A window of Candidatus Nitrospira allomarina genomic DNA:
GGGCTAGGTTTTCCACACCGGGAGATTCATGAAGAAAAATACTCGGCATGGAATCTTTCCTATTCTCTGCTTTGCCCTCACGAATTTACTTGAGGCTGTTCTTCAAATACCGTTTCTGGCAGATGGGGATTGGTTAAAACCGGCTTTCCGTGCCAGGGCCGAGGCAATCCCATAGCAAGTGAGCTGTAAATACGCCTTAACGGCCTATTTCTTTTAATATAGCCAGGATTTGTCTTATTGGCCAGAGAATGAATGTCGCCGAATAAAGGAAGCAGGGAGGTTCACCCTAGGTGTCTTTGGGAAAAATGGCGATATCGTGTCCAGCGATTTCACTGCGTATGATGAACGAGCTGAAAAAGTCGACTACAGCTGTCTTACCAAACTATCTCCATCTTTTCCTTCACTGGTTTTTCTGCACACGATTCCTTTTCCCCATCCCGTGAAGCATGAGCGGAGAGTGGCGAGGGGAAGATTTTGAATTCCGCACGAATGGCAGGGTGGTCGCTAAGAAAATCTCCATACTTTTCATTGGAATTAGGAGATTGTCTGCCTCGGTTAACAGGATGCCGGAAACGTTGATCTTCCCCTCCGGAGCCGATTAATTCAATCCTGGCTCCTTCACCTCCTCGGTAGAAAATGTAGTCCACTCGATTTTTCCAGTAGCCATTGGGTTCTGGACGTGCATTGCTGTCATTGAGGGCCAACTCATCAAGGAGATAGTCTTTTAAAATTTCATAGTCTTTTCCTGAAGCCTCATTTCCCCCATGGTCATATTGCGAATTAAAATCCCCTCCCAAAATGAAGGCCCGATCTTTCGATAATTTTTTGATACATTTTGCAAGGAATTTAATTTGCTTTTTTCGAACGGCTCGGTCCTCCTCATCTCTCCCGGCATCCAGGTGCGTATTATACACGTCAAATTCTGCACCATTCGGAAGACGAACCGGGACTCGAAGAAGCCCTTTGGTCGACCAGCAATCATTTTTCCTATCCAACCATCCTTCACAATCTGGAAGCGGTACCTGTGTGACTCCCTCTTCCATAGCTTTAAAGTAGGGTGAAGCGATGGTTAGCCCTGACCCATAGGGGACACGGAAAGGAATGCCAGGACTATCAAATAACTGAAAACCAACATTGGCGATTTTAATGGGAAGGGTGACCAGCCATAATGGGGCCAAAGCTATCCGTGGACCGTTTCCCTGTTCTATGAGCTCATAGGTGAATTCATGAACAATTTGCCGGTGAAATTCAAAATCCTCTTGTAACAAAATGAAGTCATAATCCATGAGCAACCAGGCCATCAAACCACTTCGGGTATCATCATTTCTCACAGGTATACCGACATAAATGGAATTCAGGATCGGAGAAATTCCATGAACATTGTAAGACAGAAATCGAACAGTACAAGGCACAGGTATCGATGATTCCGATTGTTCCGGAGAACATTCTTCTCGTGGTATAAAACCGTCTGCCCTTGAAATTTCATAACCGAAATCCGTTAATAAAATGCTCAGTAAGAAAACCCCTCTCATTACGCATTTTAGTATGGCCATATTCCACAACTCCTTTTCTTTTCCCGACCTTATATTCATATGACTAATCCATCAGAGGAGCTAGGGTACCCAATTCCCCCAATTAAACGGCCCCTACTTTACTTACCTCAGATTAAAAAGCAAGTGTTCCTCACATAATCTTCCGGGTTTTTTTCAATGGAAGGAGCAGAGGATGGCAACATGCACACGAGGGCATCAATTTCCCGCTTTCAAGGTGAAGCGGTCATGGCCAATATCTGCTAGGACTGCACATTGGCTGAATTAGCTGAACAGTTTGCTGGACAAGAAGGATCTTTTAGCCACCGCGTTCGGATCCGGTCAATAACTGAGTGAACACCTATGATCAAAGTTAGGGCAGAGCCCTCGGTTTTCCGCCAATGTGATGTGTTGGCCGTACCAGATGGACAGCAAAGGGAGATGGGTCGAAAATGTGTTGGTCGAACGGCTATGCGTGGCGTGAAGTATGAGGATGTAGACTTTTGGGCGTGAGGCTCCTGCAGCGCTACGCGTGGGACTCACGCCCGACTTCCACCTTAAGCACTGCAGCAGGAACATGTTAGCCCCAATCGGGTTTTACAGGTAGGGGGGGAATAGTGTTGCGAAAGAGTCCCTCCGCCACAGCTTAATATGGGGAATAGGGTTGCAGGGGGCCCCAACGCAGTCGATCATATGTCCGCAGACGGTTCATTTGATTTAAGTCATGTTGTAGAGCCTCCTGCTGGTAACGATCGTGTTGTTGCCGTTGTTGTATACGCTGTTGTTGGTACCACGCATCGAAGTTTTGCGACGACGCTGGGGAAGAAGGGATAGGGGTTTGATCATAGAAGGACCTTGGGGGAGTTGGGTGAAGCTGTGAAGCCGGTCGCCAGGGATCTTCGCCGAATTGGGCCCAGGTACTCCCAGCCATACCCAGGAGACATACAAAAAATATAAGTGCTCGCATGCGGTAGCCCTCCTGTAAATGGGAAAAAAATGTTCCCAAATGGCCGATTATTTGGATTAGGGGGTAGCGTGGCAAGATTCATAAATAAAGGCAATTCATCATAATAGGTAATAAAAGGAAAGTTTCTGATACCTTCGCTCGTTGCTGTTCCCGCTGCGGCTCGTTGAAGGTCTTTTCCCGGGTGGCAATCTCCTCCCGCACATCATCCGGCATGGCCAATAATTACTGCCCGACCATAGAAGTTTTCTTATCAACCTCCAGTTCAGAAAGTGTGAGAGTGCCGTTCTCATTACGAATCAGACTGATTCCGATCCCTTTTGTCCCCGTATTTTTCTCCATGGTTGTCAGCATGGCCCCCAGTTGGGCCAACGTCTCAGTTTTTACGGCCATCTAAGGGCTAATTGTTGGAGAGAGCGGCAATCGTGACCCTGAGGAGGCCTACCCTGGACTTGTTAGGAATATGCCAGCGATGTACGGAGAGGGAAGCTCTGCATTGGATTGGTTGATGGAGAGTGTGAGAATCTAATTTCGTGAGGGCATGGCTCATCCCCCACTCCCACGAGGGGGCCATGCCCCCTCGTACCTTCGCATAGCCGAGGTCATACCATGAGGCAAATATTTCTATTATCCAAGTTTCTTTGGCGAACGCGCTCCCCGAACCGGCCTGATGTAGTGTTCAAACTCAGGGGCTCTTGCAGGTATTGTCAATTTAACGCATGTTTGGCACACTCGGAGCATGAATTCCAAAACGCCCGGCTTCAACGGCATCGTTTCCGACCGAAATTATTCGTCATGTGATGTGGCTGTACCATCGATTTTTTTCGGAGGTTTCGGGATGTGGAGGAGCTTCTAGTTAAACGATGCTTTATCGCCAGCTATGCCCTTCGCCCATAATGTCATGAATTTTGCCCTGTCTATGTAGGCAAGCTCAAGAAACGACAAGGTCGTTCGGATGTACTTGCCAACTCGATAACATGTGTTTTTTCATTCAGGGACAACAACACTATTTGCGGTGAGCCGTGGACTCAGACGATGATAGAATGGA
This region includes:
- a CDS encoding endonuclease/exonuclease/phosphatase family protein; translated protein: MNIRSGKEKELWNMAILKCVMRGVFLLSILLTDFGYEISRADGFIPREECSPEQSESSIPVPCTVRFLSYNVHGISPILNSIYVGIPVRNDDTRSGLMAWLLMDYDFILLQEDFEFHRQIVHEFTYELIEQGNGPRIALAPLWLVTLPIKIANVGFQLFDSPGIPFRVPYGSGLTIASPYFKAMEEGVTQVPLPDCEGWLDRKNDCWSTKGLLRVPVRLPNGAEFDVYNTHLDAGRDEEDRAVRKKQIKFLAKCIKKLSKDRAFILGGDFNSQYDHGGNEASGKDYEILKDYLLDELALNDSNARPEPNGYWKNRVDYIFYRGGEGARIELIGSGGEDQRFRHPVNRGRQSPNSNEKYGDFLSDHPAIRAEFKIFPSPLSAHASRDGEKESCAEKPVKEKMEIVW